The following proteins are co-located in the Lepisosteus oculatus isolate fLepOcu1 chromosome 9, fLepOcu1.hap2, whole genome shotgun sequence genome:
- the LOC107078350 gene encoding toll-like receptor 8, with amino-acid sequence MRCRSVNSAPSPACHRDRVKQVTVMSSGGDCWGTAMLWGFLVLWVAPVVEGEEACECPKATILQTFPSAVSSGACCLNYSGSSFGSVKWSLFSQLQALKILDLSSCNITEIQDVAASDGLLLRELFLNHNRITLLPERFLANASNLRAVHLEDNRLDRLPDHFLRASDDLEELYLDFIRPSALALGLLKPSLQKLELGNNSLDCSCALIETLQGYSKPQGVNVTDWSRVLENLTCASPENLNGKRVWMVHSTEVCRSHRLTALFVLLPLALVLVLLFCWCCGRKRKRKEGTFKPAKHANHLSTVDRNGSDWMLDRYHHYKPCEVPLPSEGEKNVLLKNQLMLRPSTALLGSSRDLYEEVEIRLGSVDSLVPPISDITNMASSMDSQEIRQPLEDGKPDVETVSVSEVLKDSADREKLYLTQSTEYYNLVPGIDLEDSDHGEYENVDLS; translated from the exons ATGCGCTGCAGGTCCGTAAACAGTGCGCCCAGCCCAGCCTGTCACAGGGATAGAGTGAAACAGGTTACAGTCATGTCATCGGGAG GTGATTGCTGGGGGACGGCCATGCTCTGGGGATTCCTGGTGCTGTGGGTTGCACCTGTGGTGGAGGGAGAGGAGGCCTGCGAGTGTCCCAAAGCAACCATTTTGCAGACGTTTCCCAGCGCCGTGTCCTCTGGGGCCTGCTGCTTGAATTACTCCGGCTCTTCCTTTGGCAGCGTCAAGTGGAGCCTCTTCTCTCAGCTGCAGGCCCTTAAGATACTGGATCTTTCCAGCTGCAACATCACAGAGATCCAGGACGTGGCCGCTTCCGATGGCCTCCTCCTTCGAGAGCTGTTCCTGAACCACAACAGGATAACTCTGCTGCCCGAGCGCTTCCTGGCCAACGCCAGCAACCTCAGGGCCGTCCACCTGGAGGACAACAGGCTGGACAGGCTGCCGGATCACTTTCTGCGGGCCTCCGATGACTTGGAGGAGCTGTATCTTGACTTCATTCGGCCATCGGCTCTCGCCCTTGGGCTCCTGAAGCCAAGCCTGCAGAAGCTGGAGCTCGGCAACAATTCCCTGGACTGCTCATGCGCCCTGATAGAGACGTTGCAGGGATACAGTAAGCCACAGGGGGTTAATGTCACTGATTGGAGCCGGGTGTTGGAAAATCTGACCTGCGCCTCTCCTGAGAACTTAAATGGCAAAAGGGTGTGGATGGTCCACAGTACAGAGGTGTGCAGGTCCCACCGGCTGACGGCCCTCTTTGTTCTCCTGCCCTTGGCTTTAGTCTTGGTCCTTTTGTTTTGCTGGTGCTgtgggaggaagaggaagaggaaagagGGCACCTTTAAACCAGCCAAGCACGCCAACCACCTGAGCACAGTGGACCGGAACGGGTCGGACTGGATGCTGGATCGGTACCATCACTACAAGCCCTGCGAGGTGCCGCTGCCCAGCGAAGGGGAGAAGAACGTCCTCCTAAAAAACCAGCTGATGCTCAGGCCTTCCACCGCCTTACTTGGCAGCAGCCGGGACCTCTACGAGGAAGTGGAAATCAGACTGGGCTCGGTGGACTCTTTGGTCCCGCCCATCTCTGACATCACCAACATGGCCTCCAGCATGGACTCTCAGGAGATCAGGCAGCCTCTGGAGGACGGCAAGCCAGACGTGGAAACTGTGAGTGTTTCTGAGGTGCTGAAGGACTCTGCTGACCGGGAGAAGCTGTACCTCACCCAGTCTACCGAATACTACAACCTGGTACCAGGCATTGACCTTGAGGACTCAGATCATGGAGAGTATGAAAATGTAGACCTCTCGTGA